Sequence from the Methanobacterium alkalithermotolerans genome:
ATTTTAAAGTTTCAACAGATCGTTTAACTTCATCCCGGGAGGCTTTTATTGGTTTTCCAGATTCCAGAGTTAATGATTTGGAGAAATCTTTCCAGTTTTTTGATAGTTCCTGGGCAATATCATCCAGGGCCATAGAAATTTTACGGGACGATATTTCATTTAAATCTTTTTTTGCACGGTTTGCCGCCATGATAGCCTTTTTTAAATCATTCTTATTCCCCAAAGGCACTTGACCAACTACTTCATCATTTGCAGGGTTAAAAACTTTTATTTTCTCTTTTTTATCTACCATCTTACCATCAATTATCATCTGCATAATTATTCCTCTAAAGGCTAACATGAAAAAAAAATAATTTAAAAAAAAAATCCGCAATTAAAATTTTTTTGTCAGGTTATTAATTTGATTGGTGACATTTTCCACATCAGTTTTTATAATCTCATCACCTAATCCAGTTAGATAGTTCTGATAATAAATTGCAGCCACAATCACTATTACTATCATCCCTCCAAAAATAAGGATAAGTTCTGCAGACCCTTGACCTTTTTCATCTATAATGAATAGCATTTAAGCACCTCTAAAATCCTACTAAAAGAATTCCAAATGTTCCGATAATATAAAATATGGCATAAGCTACAATAGCCAGAGGTATGGCAAATTTAACTCCTTTTTTTGCACTTCCATACATAATAATTCCAATTAAGAGTCCGGCTATAATGGAGTGAATAATAATGTATCCTCCCGCTGCCATGGTGGCTGCACCAGCTAAGGGGTTTTCTTTACCAACAGACTCCATAAAGTTAGCATAAACTCCAATCATTCCCAGAGCAAATGGTGCAGCTACAATTGCAGCTATAATTAAAAACATCACAGACATCATCACATTAGCTTTTCTTTCACGTTTTAATGCCAATACTGCTCTCAAATCTTCCGCCACAGTTTCAATAATATCTGAAAGACTTCCCCCTGCTCTTCTACCTTCCAGTATCATTCTAAAAGTCCTATCCAGATTTTTAGATTGTAATCGTTCACCCATGGATAGAATAGCATCATCAAAAGTTCTTCCGATTTTTATTTCAATTACTGCCCTTTTTAATTCATCAGTAAGTGGCCCACTGCCGTGTTTAGAAACATCCTCCAGAGCCGTTTCTACTCCAACACCTGCCCTTAAAAGGGAAGCAATTTGCCTCAAAAAGTCAGGAGTATTCTGTTCAATAGCATCTACCCTTTTTTCCATCATATAAAAAATATAGCCCCCCATAATGGCTGGAGGAATAAAAAATCCAATTATTCCTGCAATTAGAGCATTTACACCCACCAATGCTGAAACAAGTACAGCAAGGATGCTAATTCCAAAGCTGGCAATTAAAGCTAGAGTAATGACATCAGAAGCTTTTACATACATTCCGGTTCTGATTAAAATTTCTTGAATCCTTACCATGAATTTTTCTGGAATTATACTGTCTATTGCACCGGAAACCGGAGATAATATTTTAGGGATTGCAGCCACTTCATACACCTGACTCTATTCTATAATAATATTATGGTATTAAGTTATTTATATATACAGGTTTGAAATACAATTACAAAATTTCATATAAGATCAAGAGTTGTATCCATTGATATTTAGTCATTTATCACTGGAGGGAGCTTAGATAATTTACCTGCTTTGTTTTTTATTAAAACAATATCCTCAATCCTCACACCCCATTCACCCTCTAAATATATTCCCGGTTCTATGGTAATAACCATGTTTTTTTCCAGAGTTATTTCTTCCCGGGAGGATATGGAAGGTTTTTCATGAACTTGCAAACCTACACCATGCCCAGTTGAATGAATAAAGTTATCTCCATACCCATAGTCCTTGATTACGCTTCGAGCGATGTTATCTATTTCACAGGCAGATATTCCAGGTTTTATTGATTTAATTGCTTCTTTTTGAGCTTCAAGACAAATATTTAATACTTCTTCCTGTTTTTCAGTCTCAATTATGGTACGGGTGCAATCAGATGAGTAATTATCCCAAACAGCACCCCAGTCAATAAGTAAGGGATATTCCAGTTTATTGGAGGTAGGAAGGGCATGGGGAAGGCTTGAACGTGATCCACTTGCAACTATAGTTTCAAATGCTTCTTTTTGAGAACCATTCATTCTCATTAAATATTCAAGCTCAGCTGCAAGTTCCCATTCATTTTTTTTAAATTCTAGTTTATTAAATGATTTTTCAGCAATAGAAATGGATTTTTTTATGGAATTGATCTCATGTGATGTTTTTATCATACGAGATCTTTCAATTAGATCAGTGACTTCCATATTATAATTATTTTTTATCTTATTATAAAATCCAATTTTCATGGATTCCTCAATTCCCAGTTTAGATAATTTAAGCTCATTTAACATATTTTTCAAATCTTTAAATGAATTGAATTCCTGTAAAGGGATCCTGGAAGTTTCATTTGCTTCTTCACTATCCATTTTTGATACCAGTAACAAAGGTTCATCTTTTAGAACTAAAATTGAAAATCCTGAAGGTTTAAAGCCACTCATATAAAATATGTTTTCTTCTTGTAGTAACAACATAGCCGGGATTTCTTCTTTTAGCATCTCATCCAAAATATTATTTACTCTATCCATGTAAATAGAACTCCTTTTTATGAATAATCCTAAAATTAGTTTTAATATTTTGATTTAAATTAGTTGTTTTTGAATTAAATTTTTCAATTTAAGATGTGTTTTTTCAGGTATTATCCGCTGCACTGGCTGAGGAATATAACCAAAATCAGGGTCCTGGAAGTCTATATCATCGAATTTGACTTTTTTTTCATATCGGGGTATGAAATGCCAATGCACTTCTGGTTTTGGATTTTTAGACCGAAAAGCAGAATTTTTAAAGCAGCTCCAATTAAATAAAGTAGGATTAAGAGTTTTTGAAACTGCTTTTTCCAGCAAGATTACTAATTCTCCAAAATCAATCCATTCGTCTTTATTTAATTGATTTAAATCTCTGCAACTTCTTTTCAATGCAACTACACATGTTCCCAGGTATCTCTGAGAAGGGGCCAGGTAAATAATCCATTTATGGCTTTCATATATTTTTTCACCATAAAACCCCTCCCTCCCACAATATTCACAAGAGGTATGCATTAAATCACCACTACTTTTAATAAATGTAATTATTTAAACCATTCCCCTATCAGATAATATAATTATATCAATAAATTAATATAAGCATAGGATACAATCAACATGTAAAATCACTAAGGTGTAATTTATGGTTCAAGAAAGTTATCTCCGAAAATTTGTGGCACCTGAATTTATCTATGGATCAGGGGCCCGGCTTCTTGCAGGCCGATATGCAAAAAATTTGGCTGCAAAAAAAGTCCTTATTGTAACCGACCCGGGGATAATGAATCTTAATATCTTAGGTGACCTGGAAGAGGTTTTAATTGAGCAAAACCTGGAATATGAAATATATTCCAGCATATCG
This genomic interval carries:
- a CDS encoding class III signal peptide-containing protein gives rise to the protein MLFIIDEKGQGSAELILIFGGMIVIVIVAAIYYQNYLTGLGDEIIKTDVENVTNQINNLTKKF
- a CDS encoding type II secretion system F family protein, with translation MAAIPKILSPVSGAIDSIIPEKFMVRIQEILIRTGMYVKASDVITLALIASFGISILAVLVSALVGVNALIAGIIGFFIPPAIMGGYIFYMMEKRVDAIEQNTPDFLRQIASLLRAGVGVETALEDVSKHGSGPLTDELKRAVIEIKIGRTFDDAILSMGERLQSKNLDRTFRMILEGRRAGGSLSDIIETVAEDLRAVLALKRERKANVMMSVMFLIIAAIVAAPFALGMIGVYANFMESVGKENPLAGAATMAAGGYIIIHSIIAGLLIGIIMYGSAKKGVKFAIPLAIVAYAIFYIIGTFGILLVGF
- a CDS encoding aminopeptidase P family protein: MDRVNNILDEMLKEEIPAMLLLQEENIFYMSGFKPSGFSILVLKDEPLLLVSKMDSEEANETSRIPLQEFNSFKDLKNMLNELKLSKLGIEESMKIGFYNKIKNNYNMEVTDLIERSRMIKTSHEINSIKKSISIAEKSFNKLEFKKNEWELAAELEYLMRMNGSQKEAFETIVASGSRSSLPHALPTSNKLEYPLLIDWGAVWDNYSSDCTRTIIETEKQEEVLNICLEAQKEAIKSIKPGISACEIDNIARSVIKDYGYGDNFIHSTGHGVGLQVHEKPSISSREEITLEKNMVITIEPGIYLEGEWGVRIEDIVLIKNKAGKLSKLPPVIND
- a CDS encoding HIT family protein — encoded protein: MHTSCEYCGREGFYGEKIYESHKWIIYLAPSQRYLGTCVVALKRSCRDLNQLNKDEWIDFGELVILLEKAVSKTLNPTLFNWSCFKNSAFRSKNPKPEVHWHFIPRYEKKVKFDDIDFQDPDFGYIPQPVQRIIPEKTHLKLKNLIQKQLI